One part of the Streptomyces ferrugineus genome encodes these proteins:
- a CDS encoding alcohol dehydrogenase catalytic domain-containing protein, giving the protein MSPNANHVHRAAQVAEPGAAVRVVPVQTRPPGVGEVRIDVEATGICGADIGTVRNPAPATGFPVTPGHEVAGVIAELGPQVQGWEVGERVTVGWFGGSCGHCSACRTGDVVHCPERKIPGMSYAGGWASTITVPAATLARIPESLSAAEAAPFGCAGVTTFNALRHSGAGPGDLVAVLGIGGLGHLAVQFAAAMGFETVAIGRGEEKRKLAEELGARHYVDTELHEPGAALRELGGARLILSTASSSKPLAELVDGLAPHGRLTVVGFDGSPLQLPLAKLVMGARSVSGHLTGSPADTEQAMRFAVATGVRPQVQTVPLEEAQQALDTQQEGKARFRMVLVPGT; this is encoded by the coding sequence ATGTCCCCGAACGCTAATCATGTCCACAGGGCCGCACAAGTGGCGGAGCCCGGGGCTGCCGTACGGGTCGTCCCGGTCCAGACGCGGCCGCCCGGGGTCGGCGAGGTGCGTATCGACGTGGAGGCGACCGGAATCTGCGGCGCCGACATCGGTACGGTCCGCAATCCCGCTCCGGCGACCGGCTTCCCGGTCACTCCGGGGCATGAGGTCGCCGGTGTCATCGCGGAGCTGGGGCCCCAGGTGCAGGGGTGGGAGGTGGGGGAGCGGGTGACCGTCGGCTGGTTCGGCGGCAGCTGCGGGCACTGCTCCGCCTGCCGTACCGGCGATGTCGTCCACTGCCCGGAGCGGAAGATCCCGGGCATGTCGTACGCCGGGGGCTGGGCAAGCACCATCACCGTTCCCGCTGCCACCCTCGCCCGGATCCCCGAGAGCCTGTCGGCGGCGGAGGCCGCACCCTTCGGCTGCGCGGGCGTGACCACCTTCAACGCCCTGCGGCACTCCGGCGCCGGTCCGGGCGACCTGGTCGCCGTCCTGGGGATCGGGGGTCTGGGGCATCTGGCGGTGCAGTTCGCCGCGGCCATGGGGTTCGAGACGGTGGCGATCGGCCGGGGCGAGGAGAAGCGGAAGCTCGCCGAGGAACTGGGCGCGCGGCACTACGTCGACACCGAGCTGCACGAACCAGGAGCGGCCCTGCGGGAGTTGGGCGGGGCGCGGCTGATCCTGTCCACGGCCTCCAGCAGCAAACCGCTCGCCGAGCTGGTGGACGGGCTCGCCCCGCACGGGCGGCTCACCGTCGTCGGCTTCGACGGATCGCCCCTCCAACTGCCCTTGGCCAAGCTCGTCATGGGCGCGCGCAGCGTCTCCGGTCATCTGACCGGCAGCCCCGCCGACACCGAACAGGCCATGCGTTTCGCGGTCGCCACCGGTGTCCGCCCCCAGGTGCAGACCGTCCCGCTGGAGGAGGCGCAGCAGGCGCTCGACACCCAGCAAGAGGGCAAGGCCCGCTTCCGGATGGTCCTCGTTCCCGGCACCTGA
- a CDS encoding LysR family transcriptional regulator: MNIEGLRYARAVSATKSFSAAARAYGVTQPALSNGIARLEQELGVTLFERSPRGVRPTADGTRILPMIDRALDALDAVVAEARRLARPASDTIRMGVSPLIGADLVARAFDAARTLDRPRDLVLREADLTHLREDLKAGNLDVLLVPAVQAMPTFRHRVIAREPVVVIDPADSRTQSPVELRAAADAAYILVPDSCGLTTFTTDLFRDHDLPLRTYPGEASNYRVLDEWARMGVGAALLPQSKTTHDQGSSRPLVRAGTPVEIAYEAVWDNSTPLAADLEDFVAALTQLADEAPGD, from the coding sequence ATGAACATCGAAGGGCTGCGCTACGCCAGGGCCGTCTCCGCGACGAAGTCGTTCAGTGCGGCCGCCCGGGCCTACGGGGTCACCCAGCCCGCTCTGTCCAACGGCATCGCGCGGCTGGAGCAGGAGCTCGGCGTGACGCTGTTCGAGCGCTCGCCGCGCGGGGTACGGCCGACCGCGGACGGCACCCGGATCCTGCCCATGATCGACCGAGCCCTCGACGCCCTGGACGCTGTCGTCGCCGAGGCCCGGCGGCTGGCCCGGCCGGCATCCGACACGATCCGCATGGGTGTCTCCCCGCTGATCGGGGCCGACCTCGTCGCCCGGGCCTTCGACGCCGCCCGCACCCTGGACCGTCCCCGGGACCTGGTCCTGCGCGAGGCGGATCTCACCCACCTGCGCGAGGATCTGAAGGCAGGAAACCTGGACGTCCTCCTCGTGCCGGCCGTGCAGGCCATGCCCACGTTCCGGCACCGCGTCATCGCCCGCGAGCCGGTGGTCGTGATCGACCCCGCCGACTCCCGGACCCAGAGCCCGGTCGAGCTGCGGGCCGCGGCCGACGCCGCCTACATCCTCGTACCGGACAGCTGCGGCCTGACCACCTTCACCACCGACCTCTTCCGCGACCACGACCTGCCGCTGCGCACCTACCCCGGAGAAGCCTCCAACTACCGGGTACTGGACGAGTGGGCGCGGATGGGCGTGGGCGCCGCGCTGCTGCCCCAGTCCAAGACCACGCATGACCAGGGCAGCTCCCGTCCCCTGGTCCGGGCCGGGACTCCCGTGGAGATCGCCTACGAGGCCGTCTGGGACAACAGCACGCCGCTCGCGGCCGACCTGGAGGACTTCGTCGCGGCTCTCACTCAGCTTGCCGACGAGGCCCCCGGTGATTGA
- a CDS encoding GNAT family N-acetyltransferase, whose product MTSADAAVLDDPVGASLRGHHAGLARQLGRAATYLPDVATFSAVSPTADSTDWGHLARLLGSGGFADMFSCPAIPPPDWEPVFVLEGRQMIWPRGRPGQAGPDGVVELGAADVPEMLDLAARTQPGPLWPRTHELGTYLGIRVGGRLVAMAGERLRPPGWTEISAVCTAPEARGRGHAARLVGALAAGILSRNERPFLHVAEANTGAIALYERLGFESRTHVTFRGFRTP is encoded by the coding sequence ATGACGAGCGCGGACGCCGCCGTACTCGATGACCCGGTGGGTGCGTCACTCCGTGGACATCATGCAGGCCTGGCCCGCCAACTCGGCCGTGCCGCCACGTACTTGCCGGATGTCGCGACCTTCTCAGCGGTGTCCCCCACCGCGGACTCGACGGACTGGGGCCATCTCGCCCGGCTGCTCGGTTCGGGCGGGTTCGCCGACATGTTCAGCTGCCCGGCGATCCCACCGCCGGACTGGGAGCCGGTCTTCGTCCTCGAAGGCCGGCAGATGATCTGGCCTCGTGGCCGCCCTGGTCAGGCTGGTCCCGACGGTGTGGTCGAACTGGGTGCGGCCGATGTGCCCGAGATGCTCGACCTCGCCGCGCGGACCCAGCCGGGGCCGTTGTGGCCGCGCACCCACGAACTCGGCACCTATCTCGGCATCCGCGTGGGCGGCAGGCTGGTGGCCATGGCGGGCGAACGGCTGCGGCCTCCGGGATGGACCGAGATCAGCGCCGTGTGCACAGCCCCCGAGGCCCGCGGGCGAGGCCATGCCGCCCGCCTGGTGGGCGCACTCGCCGCAGGCATCCTGTCCCGGAACGAACGCCCCTTCCTGCACGTGGCCGAGGCGAACACCGGCGCGATCGCACTCTACGAACGACTCGGCTTCGAAAGCCGCACGCACGTGACCTTCCGAGGGTTCCGGACGCCCTGA
- a CDS encoding NAD(P)H-quinone dehydrogenase codes for MARIVIIGGGPGGYEAALVAAQLGAEVTVVDCDGLGGASVLTDCVPSKTLIATAEVMTTFDSSYEELGIIVADDTPHIDTPARVVGVDLGKVNRRVKRLALAQSHDITASVTRAGARVMRGRGRLEGMQGLDGSRKVVVRAADGSEETLVADAVLIATGGHPRELPDAQPDGERILNWTQVYDLTELPEELIVVGSGVTGAEFAGAYQALGSRVTLVSSRDRVLPGEDPDAAAVLEDVFRRRGMNVMARSRAAAAKRVGDRVEVTLADGRVISGSHCLMAVGAIPNSAGMGLEEAGVRLRESGHIWTDKVSRTTAPGVYAAGDVTGVFALASVAAMQGRIAMYHFLGDAVAPLNLKTVSSNVFTDPEIATVGYSQADVDAGKIDARVVKLPLLRNPRAKMQGIRDGFVKIFCRPGTGIVVGGVVVSPRASELIHPISIAVDNNLTVEQIANAFTVYPSLSGSIAEVARQLHST; via the coding sequence ATGGCTCGGATCGTGATCATCGGTGGCGGACCCGGCGGATACGAGGCGGCCCTGGTGGCCGCCCAGCTCGGCGCGGAGGTGACCGTCGTCGACTGCGACGGTCTGGGCGGGGCGTCGGTGCTCACCGACTGTGTGCCGTCGAAGACCCTTATCGCTACGGCCGAGGTGATGACCACCTTCGATTCGTCGTACGAGGAGCTGGGGATCATCGTCGCCGACGACACCCCGCACATCGACACGCCCGCGCGTGTCGTGGGCGTCGACCTGGGCAAGGTCAACCGGCGTGTGAAGCGGCTCGCGCTCGCCCAGTCCCACGACATCACCGCCTCCGTCACGCGCGCCGGTGCCCGTGTGATGCGCGGCCGTGGCCGGCTGGAGGGCATGCAGGGCCTCGACGGGTCGCGGAAGGTTGTCGTGCGTGCCGCCGACGGGAGCGAGGAGACGCTCGTCGCGGACGCGGTTCTGATCGCCACCGGTGGTCATCCTCGTGAGCTGCCCGACGCCCAGCCCGACGGCGAGCGGATCCTGAACTGGACCCAGGTGTACGACCTCACTGAGCTGCCCGAGGAGCTCATCGTGGTCGGGTCGGGTGTCACCGGTGCCGAGTTCGCCGGCGCCTATCAGGCGCTCGGGTCGCGGGTCACCCTCGTGTCGTCCCGGGACCGCGTGCTGCCGGGTGAGGACCCGGACGCCGCCGCGGTGCTGGAGGACGTCTTCCGGCGTCGTGGCATGAACGTCATGGCCCGCTCGCGCGCCGCCGCCGCCAAGCGGGTCGGCGACCGGGTCGAGGTCACCCTCGCCGACGGGCGTGTCATCAGTGGCAGCCACTGTCTGATGGCCGTCGGCGCCATCCCGAACTCCGCGGGCATGGGCCTGGAGGAGGCCGGGGTCAGGCTGCGCGAGTCCGGGCACATCTGGACCGACAAGGTGTCCCGGACGACCGCGCCTGGTGTGTATGCCGCGGGTGACGTCACCGGCGTCTTCGCCCTCGCCTCGGTGGCGGCGATGCAGGGGCGCATCGCCATGTATCACTTCCTCGGCGATGCCGTGGCCCCGCTGAACCTCAAGACCGTGTCCTCCAACGTCTTCACCGACCCCGAGATCGCCACCGTCGGCTACTCCCAGGCCGACGTGGACGCCGGCAAGATCGACGCCCGCGTCGTCAAGCTGCCGCTGCTGCGCAACCCGCGCGCCAAGATGCAGGGCATCCGGGACGGCTTCGTCAAGATCTTCTGCCGGCCGGGTACGGGCATCGTGGTCGGCGGGGTGGTCGTGTCACCGCGCGCTTCGGAACTGATCCACCCGATCTCGATCGCGGTCGACAACAATCTGACGGTCGAACAGATCGCGAACGCCTTCACCGTGTACCCCTCCCTTTCGGGCTCGATCGCCGAGGTGGCACGACAGCTGCACAGCACCTGA
- a CDS encoding SpoIIE family protein phosphatase yields MAQVPGRRPVSPDAPARDESASRQRGRLRSVLNVHSVIGQMFVLQLVIILGLVVAAVVLLVLTLQRESTRDAKDRSLGVAQAFAQAPGVAQALRSPDPTAVLQARAEAAREGSGIDFVVVVDRDGIRRTHPNPELIGEDNDEDMSPLLAGRTIQSETTGSLGPQYRAFVPVRAADGAVVGAVSAGVTIENVDDRVAQEIPALLGAAAGAMALTVGGAALLSRRLLRQTHGLGPTEITRMYEHHDAVLHSVREGVVIVDGARRLLLANDEAHRLLDIPPDAQGRRTDELGLTAPVAELLASGRAATDEVIFAGGRLLAVNQRPLDRYKGPRGSVVTLRDSTELRVLAGRAEAATERLKVLYDASVRIGTSLDVTRTAEELAEVAVPQYADFVSVDLAEPVLHGDEPVGAEKELRRTAVRGIREDPPFYPLGSLIEFVRATPQAVGLNRGRAVLETDLADASGLWAQDAERVRQIVDYGVHSLITAPLYARGVVLGVANFWRSQRSEPFEDDDLALAEELVARAAVCIDNARRYTREHTTAVALQRSLLPRRLPEQNAVDIAYRYLPARQGMGGDWFDVIPLPGARVALVVGDVVGQGLSAAAAMGRLRTAVRTFSSLDLMPDELLARLDELAVGEETREADDAIVGATCLYAVYDPVARRCALARAGHPPPALTLPDGTVRYLEPPAGPPLGVGGMPFEATETEVPEGSRLVLYTDGLLEHRDRDIDVCLDTLAGTLRDADGTLEDTCGAVLDALLPEPQRDDIALLVARTHVLRADRMARWDVPRDPAAVGRVRNAVADQLTAWELDELGFVTELVLSELITNAIRYASGSIGVRLLHDRKLICEVSDGSSTSPRLRYAATTDEGGRGLFLVAQLADRWGTRYTAEGKVIWAEQTLPSRTA; encoded by the coding sequence ATGGCTCAGGTGCCGGGCCGCCGCCCGGTTTCTCCGGATGCCCCGGCCAGGGACGAATCCGCGAGCCGGCAGCGCGGCCGTCTGCGGTCGGTGCTGAATGTGCACAGCGTGATCGGCCAGATGTTCGTCCTCCAGTTGGTGATCATCCTGGGGCTGGTGGTCGCGGCCGTCGTCCTGCTGGTGCTGACCCTCCAGCGCGAGAGCACCCGTGACGCCAAGGACCGCTCCCTCGGCGTCGCGCAGGCTTTCGCCCAGGCTCCCGGAGTCGCCCAGGCCCTGCGGTCACCCGACCCGACAGCCGTGCTGCAGGCCCGGGCCGAGGCGGCCAGGGAGGGCTCCGGCATCGACTTCGTCGTCGTGGTGGACCGGGACGGGATCCGTCGCACGCATCCGAACCCCGAGCTCATCGGCGAGGACAACGACGAGGACATGAGTCCCCTGCTCGCCGGCCGGACGATCCAGAGCGAGACGACCGGCTCCCTCGGCCCGCAGTACCGCGCCTTCGTCCCCGTCCGGGCCGCCGACGGAGCGGTGGTCGGCGCGGTCAGTGCCGGCGTCACCATCGAGAACGTCGATGACAGGGTCGCGCAGGAGATCCCGGCCCTGCTGGGCGCGGCCGCGGGCGCGATGGCCCTCACCGTGGGTGGCGCGGCGCTCCTCAGCCGACGGCTGCTCCGTCAGACCCACGGCCTCGGCCCGACCGAGATCACCCGCATGTACGAGCACCACGACGCGGTCCTGCACTCGGTACGGGAGGGCGTGGTCATCGTCGACGGCGCCCGTCGTCTGCTGCTGGCCAACGACGAGGCACATCGGCTGCTCGACATTCCTCCGGACGCGCAGGGCCGCCGGACGGACGAACTCGGGCTGACGGCACCGGTCGCCGAACTGCTCGCCTCGGGCCGGGCGGCCACCGATGAGGTGATCTTCGCCGGAGGACGGCTGCTGGCCGTGAACCAGCGGCCCCTCGACCGGTACAAGGGCCCTCGGGGCAGCGTCGTGACGCTGCGGGACTCGACCGAGCTGCGCGTGCTCGCCGGAAGGGCGGAAGCGGCGACCGAACGCCTCAAGGTGCTGTACGACGCGAGCGTCCGGATCGGTACGTCCCTCGATGTGACCCGGACGGCGGAGGAACTGGCCGAGGTGGCAGTGCCGCAGTACGCCGACTTCGTCTCCGTCGATCTCGCCGAGCCGGTGCTGCACGGCGACGAGCCCGTGGGCGCCGAGAAGGAGCTCAGGCGCACCGCGGTACGAGGCATCCGAGAGGACCCGCCGTTCTATCCCCTCGGGTCACTGATCGAGTTCGTCCGCGCCACACCGCAGGCTGTTGGCCTCAACCGCGGCAGGGCCGTCCTCGAGACCGACCTGGCCGACGCCTCCGGACTCTGGGCCCAGGACGCCGAACGTGTCCGGCAGATAGTCGACTACGGCGTCCACTCCCTGATCACCGCCCCGCTCTACGCCCGTGGAGTGGTACTGGGCGTGGCGAACTTCTGGCGGTCACAGCGCTCCGAGCCGTTCGAGGACGACGATCTCGCCCTGGCGGAGGAACTGGTCGCCCGCGCCGCGGTCTGTATCGACAACGCCCGCCGCTACACCAGGGAGCACACGACAGCAGTGGCGCTCCAGCGCAGTCTGCTGCCCCGCCGGCTGCCCGAGCAGAACGCCGTCGACATCGCCTACCGCTACCTGCCGGCGCGGCAGGGAATGGGCGGTGACTGGTTCGACGTCATCCCCCTGCCGGGGGCCAGGGTCGCGCTCGTGGTGGGCGACGTCGTCGGGCAGGGCCTGTCCGCCGCGGCCGCCATGGGCCGCCTGCGTACGGCAGTGCGCACCTTCTCCTCGCTGGACCTGATGCCCGACGAACTCCTCGCCCGCCTCGACGAACTGGCCGTGGGCGAGGAGACCCGGGAGGCCGACGACGCGATCGTCGGCGCCACCTGCCTGTACGCCGTCTACGATCCGGTCGCTCGCCGCTGTGCCCTGGCCCGAGCCGGACACCCCCCGCCCGCGCTGACGCTTCCCGACGGAACCGTGCGCTACCTCGAACCGCCCGCGGGTCCGCCGCTGGGCGTCGGCGGTATGCCCTTCGAGGCCACCGAGACGGAGGTGCCGGAGGGCAGCAGGCTGGTGCTCTACACGGACGGTCTGCTCGAGCACCGCGACCGGGACATCGACGTGTGCCTGGACACCCTGGCCGGCACCTTGCGGGATGCAGACGGAACGCTCGAGGACACCTGCGGTGCGGTGCTCGACGCCCTGCTGCCGGAGCCCCAGCGCGACGACATCGCGCTGTTGGTGGCCCGTACGCACGTGCTGCGAGCGGACCGGATGGCACGCTGGGACGTGCCCCGTGACCCCGCGGCCGTGGGCCGGGTGCGCAATGCCGTGGCCGACCAGCTGACCGCGTGGGAGCTGGACGAACTCGGCTTCGTCACCGAGCTGGTCCTCAGCGAACTGATCACCAATGCCATCCGTTACGCCTCGGGCTCGATCGGCGTCCGGCTGCTCCACGACCGCAAGCTGATCTGTGAGGTGTCCGACGGCAGCAGTACCTCACCTCGCCTCCGGTACGCGGCCACCACGGACGAAGGCGGACGCGGTCTGTTCCTCGTGGCGCAGCTCGCCGACCGCTGGGGCACGCGCTACACGGCGGAGGGCAAGGTCATCTGGGCTGAGCAGACGCTGCCCTCCCGGACGGCGTGA
- a CDS encoding serine hydrolase domain-containing protein, protein MRDAFTANFVERGDRGAAVAVHRAGELVVDLWGGTADADAPAGEGRPWTRDTVQVLRSATKGVAATVVLLLADRGLIDLDAPVSDHWPEFAAAGKERITTRQLLSHQAGLAALDHALDRARAGDQITGASAVAAQHPLWEPGTSHGYHAQTFSWLLGELVRRVDGRSLGTVLAEDLTDLLGLDVWIGLPAEHHHRVGRVAAAASPHVSGGALRTRPRASVAAAYSDADSLTRRAFATVTPSPDENDPAWWSAELPASNGIATARGLAGFYAALAAGRILTRRTLAQARRLHTAGADQVLLSRTRFGLGFMLHGPASPMTSPMAFGHPGRGGTLAFTDPDLGVSFAYVTNTLQPNVTSDPRAQALLHALRQVLVRQGRAAA, encoded by the coding sequence GTGCGAGACGCCTTCACAGCCAACTTCGTAGAGCGCGGCGACCGGGGCGCGGCCGTCGCCGTCCACCGTGCCGGCGAACTCGTCGTCGACCTGTGGGGCGGCACGGCAGACGCCGACGCCCCGGCCGGGGAGGGCAGGCCGTGGACCCGCGACACGGTCCAGGTCCTGCGCTCGGCGACCAAGGGCGTGGCCGCCACCGTGGTGCTGCTGCTCGCCGACCGGGGACTGATCGATCTGGACGCTCCCGTGTCCGATCACTGGCCGGAGTTCGCCGCCGCGGGCAAGGAGCGCATCACCACCCGTCAGCTGCTGTCCCACCAGGCCGGTCTGGCCGCCCTCGACCACGCCCTGGACCGGGCACGGGCGGGGGACCAGATCACCGGTGCGTCGGCCGTCGCCGCACAGCACCCCCTGTGGGAACCCGGTACGTCCCACGGCTACCACGCCCAGACCTTCAGCTGGCTGCTCGGCGAGCTGGTCCGCCGGGTGGACGGGCGCTCACTCGGCACGGTGCTCGCCGAGGACCTCACCGACCTGCTCGGCCTGGACGTGTGGATAGGCCTCCCGGCAGAGCACCACCACAGGGTCGGACGGGTCGCCGCAGCCGCATCACCGCACGTGTCCGGCGGGGCGCTGCGTACGCGTCCGCGCGCGAGCGTCGCCGCCGCCTACTCCGACGCCGACTCGCTCACCCGCCGGGCCTTCGCCACCGTCACCCCGTCTCCCGACGAGAACGACCCCGCCTGGTGGAGCGCCGAACTCCCCGCCTCCAACGGCATCGCCACCGCCCGTGGACTCGCCGGTTTCTACGCCGCCCTGGCCGCGGGGCGCATCCTGACCCGGCGGACGCTGGCCCAGGCACGCCGCCTCCACACGGCGGGGGCCGATCAGGTGCTGCTCAGCAGAACGCGTTTCGGGCTGGGTTTCATGCTGCACGGTCCCGCCTCCCCGATGACGTCGCCCATGGCCTTCGGACACCCGGGCCGCGGCGGCACGCTCGCCTTCACGGACCCCGATCTGGGTGTCTCCTTCGCCTATGTCACCAACACCTTGCAGCCCAATGTCACCAGCGATCCCCGCGCGCAGGCGTTGCTGCACGCCCTGCGGCAGGTACTGGTCCGCCAGGGCCGGGCGGCGGCATGA